The following proteins are encoded in a genomic region of Coffea eugenioides isolate CCC68of chromosome 6, Ceug_1.0, whole genome shotgun sequence:
- the LOC113772823 gene encoding pentatricopeptide repeat-containing protein At4g30825, chloroplastic gives MASFKLTISLENPSYEKHKLTVYSVRIVDPFSISLFPGCLHISGSCVSKPFCKVQPIKVSQMDTEVLDTCDSNLVDDLVFESNDDVDSESVDSSRGNFDGNFRKGGFNVWKRFRGVKRVKKDSNLRSNLWKGVNKAKGGEKAMKTDRKDIMDRSLSDNKLALDFDIGNLECDLSLKRCNGILKQLENSSSDSKALSFFEWMRENGKLKKNLTAYNLIFRVLGRREDWDVAEDMIREIADSGCEIEYQIFNTLIYACYKRGLVDLGAKWFNRMLEHAVRPNIATFGMLMSLYQKGWRVEEAEFAFSKMRELNIVCHSAYSAMITIYTRMGLYDKAEDVISLLRADKVTLNLENWLVMLNAYSQQGKLDEAERVLLSMQNAGFTPNIIAYNTLITGYGKVSNMNAAERLFHDLENVGLKPDETTYRSMIEGWGRTNNYKEAKRFYMELKRLELMPNSSNLFTMINLQAKHQDEEGILRTIDDMMMIGCQKSSVLGIVLQAYEKAERIAKVPHILKGSLYDHILQNQTCCSILVMAYVKNCLISEALKVLKEKQWQDSLSEDNLYHLLICSCKELGHLENAKKIFAFMPKSDDKPNLHIICTMIDIFSTMSQFSEAESLYIKIKKSGISLDMITFSVVVRMYVKSGCLEKACIVLDAMDKQTNIVPDVYLLRDMFRIYQQCGMLDKLQGLYYKTLKSGIIWDQELYNCVLNCCARALPVDELSKVLDEMLRHGFAPNTVTFNVMLDVYGKSGLFKRARKVFWLAKKRGLIDAISYNTMIAAYGQHKDLKNMSSTVKKMQFNGFSVSLEAYNCMLDAYGKEGEMEKFRNVLQRMKESSCVSDSYTYNIMINIYGEQGWIEEVSGILMELKQFALGLDLCGYNTLIKAYGIAGMVEEAVALVKEMRENGIKPDLITYYNLINALQKNDMFLEAVKWSLWMKQTGLSN, from the coding sequence ATGGCCTCTTTCAAGCTCACAATATCACTGGAAAATCCTTCATATGAAAAACACAAGTTGACAGTGTATTCTGTCCGAATTGTTGATCCCTTTTCGATTTCCTTGTTTCCTGGATGCTTGCATATATCTGGATCATGTGTAAGCAAGCCCTTTTGCAAGGTGCAGCCCATTAAGGTTTCTCAGATGGATACTGAGGTTTTGGATACTTGTGATTCAAATTTGGTTGATGATTTGGTTTTCGAGTCAAATGATGATGTGGATTCCGAGAGTGTAGATTCTAGCAGAGGGAATTTTGATGGGAATTTTAGGAAGGGTGGGTTTAATGTTTGGAAAAGATTTAGGGGTGTAAAGAGAGTGAAGAAAGATTCAAACTTGAGGTCAAATTTGTGGAAGGGGGTTAATAAGGCGAAAGGTGGAGAGAAGGCTATGAAAACTGACAGGAAAGATATTATGGATCGCAGTTTATCGGATAATAAACTGGCATTGGATTTTGATATTGGTAATTTGGAGTGTGATTTGAGCTTGAAGCGTTGTAATGGAATCTTGAAGCAGCTGGAAAATAGTAGTAGTGACAGTAAAGCTTTGAGTTTTTTTGAGTGGATGAGAGAaaatgggaagttgaagaagaattTGACAGcgtataatttaatttttagagTGCTAGGGAGGAGAGAGGACTGGGATGTGGCAGAGGACATGATTAGAGAGATTGCTGATTCAGGGTGTGAGATCGAATATCAAATTTTTAACACTCTGATTTATGCTTGTTACAAGCGGGGGCTTGTGGATTTGGGAGCAAAGTGGTTTAACAGGATGTTGGAACATGCGGTCAGGCCTAATATTGCTACTTTTGGAATGCTTATGAGTCTTTATCAGAAGGGTTGGAGAGTTGAGGAGGCAGAGTTTGCGTTTTCTAAGATGAGGGAGCTTAATATTGTATGTCACTCAGCATACTCAGCTATGATCACTATATACACACGCATGGGCTTGTATGATAAGGCAGAAGATGTTATTTCACTCTTGAGAGCAGATAAAGTAACCTTAAATCTGGAGAATTGGTTGGTTATGCTTAATGCTTACAGCCAACAAGGCAAGCTAGATGAGGCTGAGAGGGTCTTGCTTTCTATGCAGAATGCTGGTTTTACTCCAAACATCATTGCTTACAACACACTAATTACTGGTTACGGGAAAGTTTCAAACATGAATGCTGCAGAGCGTTTGTTTCATGACCTTGAAAATGTCGGGTTGAAGCCCGATGAAACGACTTACAGGTCCATGATTGAAGGATGGGGGAGGACAAATAATTACAAGGAAGCCAAGCGGTTCTATATGGAACTTAAAAGGTTGGAACTTATGCCGAACTCATCAAATTTGTTCACAATGATAAACTTGCAGGCTAAACATCAAGATGAAGAGGGCATCCTGAGAACTATCGATGACATGATGATGATTGGTTGCCAGAAGTCCTCTGTCCTTGGTATAGTTTTGCAAGCTTATGAGAAGGCTGAAAGAATCGCAAAAGTGCCTCATATTCTAAAAGGTTCTCTCTATGACCACATTCTGCAAAATCAGACATGTTGCTCAATTCTGGTCATGGCTTATGTAAAAAACTGCTTGATAAGTGAAGCTTTGAAAGTGCTAAAGGAGAAGCAGTGGCAGGATTCTCTATCTGAGGACAACCTGTACCATTTGCTTATCTGTTCTTGCAAAGAATTGGGTCATCTAGAGAATGCCAAAAAGATCTTTGCTTTCATGCCCAAATCTGATGACAAGCCTAACTTGCACATAATCTGTACAATGATAGACATTTTCAGCACAATGAGTCAATTCAGTGAAGCTGAAAGCCTTTATATCAAGATAAAAAAATCAGGCATTTCCTTGGACATGATAACTTTCAGTGTTGTAGTCAGAATGTATGTGAAATCTGGCTGTTTAGAGAAGGCATGCATAGTTCTCGATGCAATGGACAAACAGACGAACATTGTTCCAGATGTTTATCTGCTTAGAGATATGTTCCGAATTTATCAACAGTGTGGTATGCTCGATAAATTGCAAGGTCTTTACTACAAAACCTTGAAAAGTGGAATCATATGGGATCAGGAATTGTACAACTGTGTGTTAAACTGCTGTGCTCGTGCTTTGCCAGTTGATGAACTCTCAAAAGTTCTTGATGAGATGCTTCGACATGGGTTTGCTCCTAATACTGTCACTTTTAATGTGATGCTTGATGTTTATGGAAAATCTGGGCTTTTCAAGAGGGCAAGGAAAGTATTTTGGCTGGCTAAAAAGCGAGGTCTAATTGATGCTATCTCTTACAATACAATGATAGCTGCATATGGGCAGCATAAGGACTTGAAGAATATGTCATCTACtgtgaaaaaaatgcaatttaatGGCTTTTCAGTTTCCCTTGAAGCCTATAACTGTATGTTGGATGCCTATGGGAAAGAAGGTGAAATGGAGAAATTCAGAAATGTCTTGCAGAGAATGAAGGAATCTAGCTGTGTTTCAGATTCCTACACATACAATATAATGATTAATATATATGGAGAGCAAGGATGGATTGAAGAAGTGTCTGGCATTCTGATGGAACTGAAACAATTTGCACTTGGGCTTGATTTATGCGGTTATAACACATTAATAAAAGCATATGGAATTGCAGGAATGGTTGAAGAGGCTGTTGCTTTGGTTAAAGAGATGAGAGAAAATGGTATAAAACCTGACCTAATAACCTATTATAATCTGATCAATGCACTGCAAAAGAACGATATGTTTCTAGAAGCTGTCAAGTGGTCCTTGTGGATGAAGCAGACAGGACTATCTAATTAA
- the LOC113776376 gene encoding ubiquitin-conjugating enzyme E2 14-like, which yields MEPQATPRSQASLLLQKQLKDLCRNPIEGFSAGLVDESNMFEWSVTVMGPPGSLYDEGYFNAIISFPKDYPVSPPAVKFTSEIWHPNVYPDGKVCMSILHPPGDDPYGYEHATERWNPLHTVESIVLSIISMLSSPNDESPANVDAAKEWRDQRDQFKKRVKRCVRMTQEML from the coding sequence ATGGAGCCACAGGCAACTCCTCGTTCACAAGCAAGCCTTCTGCTTCAAAAACAGCTCAAAGATCTTTGCAGGAATCCGATAGAAGGATTCTCAGCGGGTTTGGTGGATGAGAGCAATATGTTTGAATGGAGTGTTACCGTCATGGGGCCTCCTGGTTCACTCTACGATGAAGGCTATTTTAATGCCATTATAAGCTTTCCAAAGGATTACCCCGTCAGCCCTCCAGCAGTGAAATTTACATCGGAGATATGGCATCCAAACGTATATCCTGATGGAAAAGTTTGCATGTCGATTCTTCATCCGCCCGGTGATGATCCATATGGCTATGAGCATGCAACTGAGCGCTGGAACCCCCTTCATACCGTTGAAAGCATAGTCCTGAGCATCATATCGATGCTTTCTAGCCCGAACGACGAGTCTCCTGCGAATGTGGATGCTGCAAAGGAGTGGAGAGACCAGAGAGACCAATTCAAGAAGAGAGTGAAGCGTTGTGTTAGGATGACTCAGGAGATGTTGTGA